In the Telopea speciosissima isolate NSW1024214 ecotype Mountain lineage chromosome 2, Tspe_v1, whole genome shotgun sequence genome, one interval contains:
- the LOC122649853 gene encoding V-type proton ATPase subunit e1-like, with translation MGFLITSLIFIVAGVIGALLARICCNRGPSGNLFHLTLVITTTVCCWMMWAIVYLAQMNPLIVPILSEG, from the exons ATGGGCTTCTTGATAACCTCCCTGATTTTCATTGTGGCGGGTGTCATAGGGGCTCTTTTGGCCAGAATCTGCTGCAACAGAGGACCTTCTGGCAACCT GTTTCACTTAACCTTAGTTATTACAACAACAGTTTGTTGTTGGATGAT GTGGGCAATTGTGTATCTTGCACAGATGAATCCGCTTATTGTTCCAATTCTGAGTGAAGGGTAG
- the LOC122650138 gene encoding probable nucleoredoxin 1 translates to MSEEAAEIGTCIRHDIESILSSPGRDYLIGNNGDQVKICNLKGKTIGLYFAASWCGPCRHFTPNLIDVYNELSPQGKFEIILVSEDDDEDSFNSYFCKMPWLAFPFIDSERIDRLDELFKVRGVPHLTILDPNGEIVNNDGVDIIDEYGVEGYPFTQERIIELKEQQEAAKKEESLRSILVSRSRDFLVSNDGKKVPVSDLEGKTVGLYFSMSSYNSCLEFTPILFDVYKILKGRGESFEVVLVSLDDDDEESYKEDFDIMPWLALPYEDKSRDKLARYFNVINLPTLVIIGPDGKTINFNAAEVVENHGIHAFPFTKARVEELAVIEKAKLGAQTLESLLVLGDLDFLIKNDGTQIPVSELIENNIVLYFSAEWCAPCRAFMPKLIKTYNEIKEKDDGFEIIFVSSDHDKASFDELFSTMPWLAIPFGDERKKSLKKKFKVYSIPTAIAIGPTGQTVAKDAKELIMVHGTEAYPFTEERMKEIELQLEEIAKDWPKKLKHRLHEEHELILTRRLLYTCDECEEEGNGWSYHCEECYCDLHPKCVLEEVEESKKKVMEVNVDNGLDDSSEEEEEWVCDGEVCYRVSKA, encoded by the exons ATGAGCGAAGAAGCAGCAGAGATAGGTACCTGCATACGTCATGACATCGAATCAATTCTCTCTTCACCTGGGAGAGACTATCTCATCGGGAACAACGGTGATCAG GTTAAAATATGCAACTTAAAGGGGAAGACAATTGGTCTTTATTTCGCGGCTTCATGGTGTGGTCCCTGTCGACATTTTACTCCAAATTTAATAGATGTCTACAATGAACTCTCTCCACAAGGAAAATTTGAGATCATTTTGGTatcagaagatgatgatgaagattcaTTCAATTCGTATTTCTGCAAAATGCCATGGTTAGCATTCCCTTTCATTGACTCAGAGAGAATTGATCGCTTGGATGAATTGTTCAAAGTAAGAGGGGTACCACACCTTACAATCCTTGACCCTAATGGAGAGATTGTTAACAATGATGGAGTTGATATCATTGATGAATATGGAGTTGAAGGATACCCATTCACACAAGAAAGAATTATAGAACTAAAAGAGCAACAAGAGGCAGCCAAAAAAGAAGAGTCATTGAGATCCATATTAGTCTCTAGATCTCGCGATTTTCTAGTTTCAAATGATGGAAAGAAG GTACCAGTCTCTGATCTTGAAGGAAAGACAGTGGGTTTATATTTCTCAATGTCTTCATATAATTCCTGCCTAGAATTTACTCCAATACTCTTTGATGTCTACAAGATATTGAAAGGGAGAGGAGAAAGCTTTGAAGTTGTTTTAGTCTcccttgatgatgatgatgaagaatcatACAAGGAAGACTTTGATATTATGCCTTGGCTTGCATTACCTTATGAGGATAAGAGCCGTGATAAGCTTGCCAGATACTTCAATGTTATAAACCTTCCCACATTGGTCATAATTGGTCCTGATGGAAAAACTATAAATTTCAATGCTGCTGAAGTTGTTGAAAATCATGGTATTCATGCATTCCCATTTACAAAGGCAAGAGTTGAAGAGCTTGCAGTAATAGAAAAGGCGAAACTCGGAGCACAGACTCTAGAGTCACTTTTAGTTTTGGGTGATCTAGATTTTTTGATCAAGAATGATGGTACCCAA ATTCCAGTCTCAGAGCTTATCGAAAATAACATTGTCCTATACTTCTCAGCGGAATGGTGTGCTCCATGCCGCGCTTTTATGCCTAAGTTGATCAAGACTTACAATGAGATTAAGGAGAAAGATGATGGATTTGAAATAATTTTTGTATCAAGTGACCATGACAAAGCATCATTTGATGAACTCTTTTCTACAATGCCATGGTTAGCAATTCCCTTTGGTGATGAAAGGAAAAAGTctttgaagaagaagtttaaGGTGTATAGTATCCCTACTGCTATAGCCATTGGACCAACAGGCCAAACTGTTGCCAAGGATGCCAAGGAACTTATAATGGTTCATGGGACTGAAGCTTATCCTTTCACTGAAGAGAGAATGAAGGAGATAGAACTTCAACTTGAGGAGATTGCAAAAGATTGGCCTAAGAAGTTGAAACACAGGCTTCATGAAGAACATGAACTTATTCTTACTAGACGTTTGCTATACACATGTGatgagtgtgaggaagaagggAATGGTTGGTCTTACCATTGTGAAGAATGCTACTGTGACCTGCATCCAAAGTGTGTTTTAGAGGAAGTTGAAGAGAGTAAGAAGAAGGTAATGGAGGTGAATGTGGATAATGGACTTGATGATTCCtctgaggaggaggaggaatggGTCTGTGATGGTGAGGTCTGCTATAGGGTTTCAAAAGCTTGA
- the LOC122651181 gene encoding protein TAPETUM DETERMINANT 1-like — protein MATTLHLFSSFLLLLFICEQGYGKVCSISDLSVKLKKTGNVIEQKPEYLVTITNNCACPQSKVLMKCFGLSSVEPVDPAICKPVDDINCLINGGKPIQKGHPISFKYAWLTPSDFSIVESNIVCS, from the exons ATGGCAACAACCcttcatctcttctcttcttttcttctccttctcttcattTGTGAGCAAG GTTATGGAAAGGTTTGCAGCATATCCGACCTTTCAGTAAAACTGAAAAAGACTGGAAATGTGATAGAACAGAAACCTGAGTACTTGGTCACCATTACAAACAACTGTGCATGCCCTCAATCCAAAGTGTTGATGAAGTGTTTTGGTCTGAGTAGCGTTGAACCGGTTGACCCAGCCATTTGTAAACCGGTGGACGATATCAACTGCTTGATCAACGGTGGTAAACCCATCCAGAAAGGACATCCAATCAGCTTCAAGTATGCGTGGTTAACACCTTCTGATTTCTCTATAGTGGAGTCTAATATTGTTTGCTCTTGA
- the LOC122653289 gene encoding disease resistance protein RPM1-like, translating to MVKALVTFILQKWSDQLQQQPLLLHGVMEDVQWILGELKSLKPFLNDAERRVRIERDEPVVSWVRLLRWVVFESEDAIDEFMVRTESQKLLGSPEAMNFIHQQRFSNRFMKVRRELEEIHKGINECGFKASISKVKIPCIPSRFTGEIDLVGREKDLKQVEEWLLGGETQRRSMISLVGVAGSGKTSLAKKAYRFMERHFDCFAWVIVSGCVNIWDLLNKILKAFYKSREEKTPDGIESKKDEELQGAILNYLQGKRYGLVLDDIWEVGVWEELKSAFPLKGNGRIIFTTTSTEFINLDKEVFHVHMLNTLSNSLALDLFCKKSFHGVEFPQYLKELALKMVKHCHGLPLAVMSLGGLMARMGTDQTDWKTVLEDLNGARNLDGSVNQVLLTCYNFLTPHLKYCFLYCALFPKGYDIAKNTFTKLFVAEGIVEELPGKTPEDVVVDYLAELVDRGMLEPIMYYSDCNLRRCRMHDLVHDFANQMLEEEDFGVIHSSKITKFTKWVRRIAVHNDSIGSLAKIVKLNLRSLIMTSIHQFPSYMNQVILSPKLLRVLVLEDVAIETLPEVVGDLIHLRYLSIVKSGIKVLPASIGKLQNLLTLFAEKNKVTSLPAEIASLHKLRHLVVGDYPKSVVPVPGGIKNLSNLQILFGVMIDSNFMDELSSLTQLMKLDIGEVKDGDELRKLCNSLQQLKCLRHLAIRMSTSNVEDRSKHQELGFLMPPPCLEDLYFNGSLKELPRWVASHNTLRMVQLVGAKLMEDPLSTFSQLPNLVYLGLEEAYMGTKMSCSERAFPKLRSLDLAKMERLEEWNEIKEGSFQKLEYLTIGDCKKLKRLPQGFQQFKVLQRLLLVNMAEEFVRRVSIGGEDHFMVQQVPRILVSHKYDEKMRLFST from the coding sequence ATGGTGAAAGCCCTGGTGACATTTATCCTTCAAAAATGGTCCGACCAACTCCAGCAGCAGCCACTGCTTCTGCATGGAGTCATGGAAGACGTCCAGTGGATTCTTGGCGAGCTCAAGTCCCTGAAACCTTTTCTCAACGACGCAGAAAGAAGGGTCAGAATCGAAAGAGATGAACCAGTGGTTTCATGGGTTCGATTGCTCAGATGGGTAGTCTTTGAATCCGAAGACGCCATTGATGAGTTCATGGTCAGAACAGAGTCGCAGAAACTTCTGGGTTCTCCGGAAGCCATGAACTTCATTCATCAGCAACGATTCAGTAATCGATTCATGAAGGTTCGGAGAGAATTGGAAGAAATCCACAAAGGAATTAATGAATGTGGATTTAAGGCTTCCATCAGCAAAGTCAAAATTCCATGCATTCCTTCTCGTTTCACTGGAGAAATTGATTTGGTGGGGCGTGAAAAGGACTTGAAGCAGGTGGAGGAATGGTTGCTCGGAGGAGAAACGCAGCGACGTAGCATGATTTCATTGGTTGGGGTGGCTGGTTCGGGAAAGACCAGTCTAGCAAAGAAAGCTTACCGCTTCATGGAGAGACACTTTGATTGCTTTGCTTGGGTTATTGTTTCTGGTTGTGTCAACATTTGGGATCTCTTGAATAAAATCCTTAAAGCATTTTATAAAAGCAGGGAAGAGAAGACTCCGGACGGCATTGAATCCAAGAAAGACGAGGAGCTACAGGGAGCAATTCTGAACTACTTGCAGGGGAAGAGGTATGGACTAGTCCTTGATGATATTTGGGAAGTTGGTGTTTGGGAAGAATTAAAATCTGCATTTCCTCTAAAGGGTAATGGGAGGATAATCTTCACCACCACCAGTACTGAATTTATCAATTTAGATAAAGAAGTGTTCCATGTTCATATGCTCAACACTCTATCTAATAGTCTTGCTTTGGATCTGTTCTGTAAGAAATCATTTCATGGAGTAGAATTCCCACAATACTTGAAGGAATTAGCCCTTAAAATGGTGAAACATTGCCATGGATTGCCCCTTGCAGTGATGTCCTTGGGAGGACTAATGGCAAGAATGGGTACTGATCAAACAGATTGGAAAACTGTCCTTGAAGATCTCAATGGAGCTCGAAATTTAGATGGATCAGTGAATCAAGTGTTGCTCACATGTTACAACTTCTTAACCCCTCACCTTAAGTATTGTTTCTTGTATTGTGCTCTGTTCCCCAAGGGCTATGACATCGCAAAGAACACATTCACAAAGTTGTTCGTAGCTGAAGGAATCGTAGAGGAACTACCTGGGAAGACACCGGAAGATGTCGTCGTTGATTACTTAGCGGAGCTCGTCGATAGGGGCATGCTTGAACCCATTATGTACTACTCTGATTGCAATCTGCGAAGATGCAGAATGCATGATCTAGTGCATGATTTCGCAAATCAAATGCTTGAGGAGGAGGACTTTGGAGTGATCCATAGTTCAAAAATCACAAAGTTTACCAAATGGGTTCGTCGAATTGCAGTTCATAATGACAGCATTGGTTCTCTGGCTAAGATTGTTAAGTTGAATCTTCGATCCTTGATCATGACTAGCATTCATCAATTCCCTTCCTACATGAATCAAGTGATATTGAGTCCTAAATTATTGAGAGTGCTAGTTTTGGAAGATGTGGCCATTGAGACATTGCCTGAAGTGGTTGGTGATCTCATTCATCTTCGCTATTTGAGCATAGTTAAATCAGGAATCAAAGTTCTCCCTGCTTCAATAGGAAAGCTGCAGAATCTACTAACTTTGTTTGCTGAGAAGAACAAGGTAACAAGCTTACCAGCTGAAATTGCTTCGCTACATAAACTGCGGCATCTTGTGGTTGGTGATTACCCTAAAAGTGTTGTGCCGGTGCCGGGTGGGATTAAAAATCTAAGCAACCTGCAAATACTGTTTGGAGTGATGATTGATTCCAATTTCATGGATGAGTTGAGCTCTTTAACCCAACTCATGAAATTGGATATAGGAGAAGTGAAAGATGGAGATGAGCTTAGAAAACTATGCAATTCACTCCAGCAATTGAAATGCCTTCGTCACCTAGCCATCCGTATGTCCACCAGTAATGTGGAAGACAGAAGCAAACAtcaagaattagggtttttgatgCCTCCACCTTGCCTTGAAGATCTGTATTTCAATGGGAGTTTGAAGGAGTTACCCAGATGGGTGGCTTCCCATAACACCCTTCGCATGGTACAGCTTGTTGGAGCTAAATTGATGGAGGATCCATTAAGCACTTTTTCTCAGTTACCCAATCTAGTCTATTTGGGTCTAGAGGAAGCTTACATGGGGacaaagatgagttgcagtgAGAGAGCATTTCCTAAGCTCAGGAGCTTGGATTTAGCAAAAATGGAGAGGTTGGAAGAGTGGAATGAAATCAAGGAGGGATCATTTCAGAAATTGGAATACCTAACAATTGGTGACTGCAAGAAGTTGAAGAGGCTTCCACAAGGGTTTCAACAATTCAAAGTCCTTCAAAGGTTGCTGTTAGTAAACATGGCAGAGGAATTTGTTAGGAGGGTGAGTATTGGAGGGGAGGACCATTTTATGGTTCAACAGGTTCCAAGAATTCTTGTTTCACACAAGTATGATGAGAAAATGAGACTATTCTCTACATGA
- the LOC122651182 gene encoding putative F-box protein At5g52610, giving the protein MTKIKRKRKIKISASLDFKNFDEYIIFNILNKFEADTLYSLRVVCKQWYNMIFDPYFANSNLSYGEPSILIQTPVSGSYRLGFMEMKGGEVIVKDLNICLKKPVHASYNSLVLVQYFPKPGDLSVGNPLTRKRITIPPRICNLRLDNVFGFTYIPQTREYKIVCQMFDKIICSCVFMILTLGSNEWRQVKGPQLPWIEKESISINSFAHSVVTEDDQDFLFSIDTTEETSHKTALPYSMPIIASLYTVGIGFSRRLYIMDLGGFLLVVLRFAGYAEVWVLEDFYKNQWVRRRRIFLEGNALYFRGLVGSFGNGKVILFAGFDFCYVADDIKLLKLEILPVVKADINNCIQHLNSLISCKSL; this is encoded by the coding sequence ATGACTAAGattaagaggaagagaaagataaaGATATCTGCTTCTcttgattttaaaaattttgatgAGTATATCATCTTCAACATCCTCAATAAATTTGAAGCTGATACTTTGTACAGTTTAAGGGTGGTATGTAAGCAATGGTATAACATGATATTTGATCCTTATTTTGCTAATTCCAACCTCTCTTATGGGGAACCTAGTATCTTAATCCAAACCCCAGTCTCTGGTTCTTATAGATTGGGTTTTATGGAGATGAAAGGAGGAGAAGTCATTGTTAAGGATTTGAATATATGCCTTAAGAAGCCAGTACATGCTTCCTACAATAGCCTTGTCTTGGTGCAATACTTCCCAAAACCTGGAGATTTATCGGTAGGGAACCCTCTCACTAGAAAAAGGATAACAATTCCTCCACGAATTTGTAATTTACGTCTAGACAATGTTTTTGGGTTCACATATATTCCTCAAACAAGAGAATACAAGATCGTCTGCCAAATGTTTGATAAAATTATTTGTTCTTGTGTTTTTATGATACTCACTCTTGGTTCTAATGAATGGAGACAAGTCAAAGGGCCTCAATTGCCTTGGATTGAAAAAGAATCCATATCTATTAATAGTTTCGCGCATTCAGTAGTTACTGAGGATGATCAAGACTTCTTGTTTTCCATAGATACTACTGAAGAAACTTCTCATAAGACTGCACTCCCGTATTCTATGCCAATCATAGCTAGTCTTTACACCGTTGGGATAGGATTTTCACGCCGTCTTTACATAATGGATCTAGGAGGATTTTTATTGGTTGTGTTAAGGTTTGCTGGTTATGCTGAAGTGTGGGTTCTGGAAGACTTTTATAAGAACCAATGGGTTAGACGACGCCGCATCTTCCTTGAAGGTAATGCCCTGTATTTTCGAGGGTTGGTTGGTAGCTTTGGAAATGGAAAAGTAATATTATTCGCGGGCTTTGATTTCTGTTATGTAGCTGATGATATCAAACTGCTGAAGCTAGAGATTTTACCAGTTGTGAAGGCTGACATAAATAATTGTATACAGCACTTGAACAGCCTCATTTCATGCAAATCGTTGTAA